The nucleotide sequence ACGGTTTTCGGGTTGTACAGTTGAGGGTCATCCAACCCGAGCAATACATCGCTGTGTTTGAACAAGGCCTGCAACGCGCGGCTGTCACTCGTGTCTTCCCAGTACTGCGCCACAATTTCCAGCCCCAGGGGAGCGGCGTACTGGCGCAGTTCCCGGAGCAGGAATTCGCTGTCCTTGCCATACAGCACACCGATGCGCCGGTACTGCGGCAAGATATTGGCGATCAGGCGCAATTGCCGATCCGGTGGCGGGTCGCTCCACAGCAGGCTGATCTTGTCTGGCCAGCGATCGCCCAGGCGCTGGTGGGCTTGCAGGCGGCTGATGCGCAGCACCAGCGTCGCTGGGCCCTGGCTGTCTCGCAGGCGCCAGTCGAGGCTTGGCGGATCCAGGAGAACCAGGCGAATGCCAGCCGGTAAGCGGCCTGGCGCGGGTAGATCCTTGAGCGGTTTGAAGACGACGTTGTCCTTGGGACGCTGTTGCGCGAGGGCTTGAGCAAACGCTTGCACTCCCGCGCTGTCTTCGGCAGCAGTCAGCAGGATTTCCGCACTCCAGGCGGGCATGCTGAATATCAAGCTGACGAGCAGCAGGCTGCGGCGCCAGAACCTGGTGCACCGGAGCGTGGTCATCCGTGACTGAGCAGGGTTCATATCAGAACTCTAACTCCGCACTGAAGTAGAGCACATGGCGCTGGTCGTAGTTGTTGTCGGGCCAGGTGGTGGGTTGGTGATCGAGCCGCTGCTGCAGCATGCCGGCCAACTCCAGATTGGCCTTGCCCACGGGGATGCGCTTGGCAATGCGCAGGTCGACCCGTTCAAAACGGTATTGGTTGAGTGCGTCGTTGCCATAATAGAACAGCGCACTGGACCAGCCGTGACCCCATTCACGCAACCAGCCCGCCGAGCCACTGTTGCGCGCCGTTTGCTGCTGGTCCAGCGGGTTACTGGCGCTGGCGTCGACATAGGCATAAGTCACGCGCAACCGGTCAGCCGTACTCAGGTGCCAGTCCAGTTGGGTTTCGGTGCCGATGAAGCGCGAGCGGTTGCTGTTGCTGGCAATGTACTGGTTATTGCGCAGCGGCTCGCTGATCATGCCGGTGATCTCGTCATAGAACAGCTTGACGTCGAGATTCAGCCCGAAATCGGCAAAAAAGCCGTTGTAACCCAGTTCTCGAGAGCGCATCAGCTCCTTGTCGAGGTTGCCCGGGCCGCGGGTCTTGACGAAATACTGGCCGGAAGTCTGCCCGTAGACCGGGGAGCTGAGTTGGGTAACCCGGTAACTCCAATTGACGTTGTTCTCGAACATGTCCGGCGAACGGATGGCCTCGGAATACACCGCCCGCAGGCCGTGGCGCGGATTGATCAGGTAGTTGACTGCAACCCTCGGCGTGAGCGAGTTGCCGCTCAGGTGGGTGTGCTCGTACATGGCACCGCCCTGTAACAGCCAGTGTTCGCTGGCCCGCCATTCCAGATGGCCGAACAGGCGCCAGGTGGTGTCGTCCAGGGTGCCATTGAAATAGGTTTCCGAATCGGCGCGGTCATAGCGGTAGTTCATGCCGCTGACCAGGCGCAGGCTGTCGGACAGGCTCAGCGTGTCCTGCACTTCCAGGTCGTAGCGACTTTCCTTGGTGCTCTGGTCGATGTTGCCGCAGACGCTCTCTTTGCCCCCGTTATTCCATTGTTGCAAGACCTGCTGTGCCAGCGCCTGCTCGGCGGCGGAGCCCGATGGTGGGGTGCCGTTTTCATAACGCTGCATATGCCGCGCCAGACGCTCGGCATAGTTAGGGTTGAGCTGCCAGAGTCGGGTCAATTCGGGGCTGAACGAGACCTTGGCATCACAGGCTTTCCAGACCTGTCGTCGATCCCATTGCTGGGCCGAGCCCTGGATATACAGGCTGTGCTCCGGATTGAAATCGAAATTCCAGCGCAGGGAGGCGGCGTAGTCCTTGGCGCTGACATCGGAATCAGTCCCGCTGTCGGTAATCCCGTCGAACACCGGTTTGTAGGTATAAGGTCGTTGGTTAGTCCCTTCCTTGGCGCTCAGTTGCCAGTCGACGCTCTGTTGCTGATTGAGCGTCTGGCTGACCGCCAGGCTGAAACGGCTAAGACGCCGGCCGTCACGGTAGTCGGCACCGAAACGGTCGCTGTCAAAGCCGTCATCCTGTTGCCCGGAAAACGACAGGCGCAAATTGCCGGTGTCCCAGCCCAGGCCCTGGCTGGCATACCAGTCGTTGGTTCCGCGTTCGCCGCGGGTGATTTTCATCCGTGTGCCTAGGCTGTTGGCGGGCGAGCGCGTGAGGATGTTGACCACGGCCATCAGGGCATTGGCGCCGTAGCTGACGGTATTGGGGCCGCGAAACACCTCGATGCGCTCGATATCTTCCATGGCGACCGGAATGTCGCTCCAGTCCACGGTCGCCAGCCCAGCGCGGTACACCGAGCGTCCGTCGATCAGCACTTGCATGCGCCGGGCTTCGCTGGCACTGGTGCCGTGATAGTTGACGGCGGCCTGGTTTCCCGTGGTGTAACCGACCATCATCCCCGGCACCAGCCGCAGCAGTTCGGCAATGTCCCGTGCACCGCTGGCCTTGATCAGTTCGCTGTCGATCACCGTCATGCTACCGGGCACGGCGGCGGCCGACTGCTTGAGTCGGGTCGCCGTCAGGACTTGCGGCAGCGGCTGGCTGTCGAGGAACAGATCATCGGCCAGCAACGGGTTACTGGCCAGCAGCGCCAGCAACAGGGATGAGCGAGGAGGAGGGCCCCAATACACGGTTCGGCCTTGATAATTGCGGATAGCCGCCCATGTTAACTGAGGTACGCGCTTTTGCCAGTCGGTAAGCGCGTAATTGCTGTGGCCTGGTCGGCCATTTTCCGACAAAACGTGGGAAATCACACGGGGGCTGGCCGCCGTCAGGTCGGCCCGTATAATGCCGCCATCGCCACTGGTATGGATTAACGGATTGCATATGACTGAGCAGCGCCCAATTGCGGTCCTGGGAGGCGGAAGTTTTGGTACCGCCGTGGCTAACCTGCTGGCTGAAAACGGCCATCAGGTGCGTCAGTGGATGCGTGATCCCGAACAGGCCGAGGCCATTCGGGTCAACCGGGAAAACCCGCGTTACCTCAAAGGCATCAAGGTTCACGCGGCGGTCTCGCCGGTCACTGATTTGCGGGCCACCCTGGAGGCGTGCGACTTGTGCTTTGTCGCATTGCCGTCCAGCGCCCTGCGTTCGGTGCTGGCGCCCCACGCCGAGCGCCTGGCGGGCAAGTTGCTGGTCAGCCTGACCAAAGGCATCGAGGCCCAGACGTTCAAACTGATGAGCGAAATTCTCCAGGAGATCGCTCCGTTGGCGCGCATCGGCGTGCTCTCGGGGCCGAATCTGGCGCGCGAAGTGGCCGAGCACGCCTTGACCGCCACGGTGGTGGCCAGTGAAGACGAAGCGCTGTGCGAGCAGGTCCAGGCCGTGCTGCACGGTCGCACTTTTCGCGTCTACGCCAGTGCCGACCGTTTTGGCGTGGAGCTGGGCGGGGCGCTGAAAAACGTCTACGCGATCATCGCCGGGATGGCTGTGGCGCTGGGCATGGGGGAAAACACCAAGAGCATGTTGATCACCCGGGCCTTGGCGGAAATGACCCGCTTCGCCGTCAACCAGGGCGCTAACCCGATGACCTTCCTCGGCTTGGCGGGCGTGGGCGATCTGATCGTCACCTGCTCGTCGCCGAAAAGCCGCAACTATCAGGTCGGCTTTGCCCTGGGCCAGGGCTTGAGTCTGGAAGACGCCGTCACTCGCCTGGGAGAAGTGGCCGAGGGCGTCAATACGCTGAAAGTGCTCAAGGCCAAGGCCCTGGAAGTGGGCGTGTATATGCCGTTGGTCGCCGGTCTGCATGCGATTCTGTTTGAAGGGCGCACCTTGAATCAGGTCATCGAGGTCTTGATGCGGGCCGAGCCGAAAACCGATGTCGATTTTATCTCCACCAGTGGTTTCAATTGAGGAACGCGCGATGAACGATCCGAAAGCAGCACCCAAATATGAATCCATTCTCCTGCGCGTCCTGTGGATGCTGGTGTTTGTCCTGGTGTGGCAGGTGGCGCAGTTTATGCTCGGCGCATTGGTGGTGGTGCAACTGATTTACCGCCTGATTTATGCCGCACCGAATCTGGGGCTGATGAACTTTGGCGACAGCCTTAGCCAGTTCCTGGCGCAGATTGGTCGCTTCGGCAGCTTCCACAGCGAACAGAAACCCTGGCCTTTCGCGGACTGGCCAACCCCGCGTGCGCCGGAAGGTGAAGCCGCGCACAGCGTGCCAGCCGCGCCGCATCCGGCGCGTGATGAAGAGCCGAAGCTATGAAAGTCTGGGTGTTGCGCCACGGTGAGGCCGAGGGGCATGCCCGCACGGACGCCGAGCGCAATCTCACCGAGCATGGCCGCGCTGAAGTGTTGCGCAGCGCCGCCGAGCTGATTGGCCAACCGATCAGTGCGATCATCGCCAGCCCTTATGTGCGGGCCCAGCAGACCGCGCAACTGGTGCGCGAGGTGTTGGGGTTCGAGCCGGAGATTCGCACGGTGCCGTGGTTGACACCTGACGGAAATCCGTTGCAGGTGCTGGAGAAGCTCGACACCGATGACAATGTGCTGCTGGTCAGCCATCAGCCGTTAGTGGGTAGCTTGATCAGCTTTTTGCAGCATGGCCATCAGCGCCAGCCGCAACCGATGCACACCGCCAGCCTGGCGGAGTTGGAAGGGGATTTTCCGTTGGCGGGGTTGATGCACCTCAACCACGTCAAGAACCCCTAACCACTCCCGTAGTAACTGTGGGTGAGGCTTCAGTGACGTGTGCTATATATTCACCCGAGCAAGTGCTTGGTTGGCTATCCTCAGCACGCACAGGAGCGCGTCCCATGTCTGTCGCTTTTCGTTTGCCGTTGCAGGTTTTCTTCGAGCGTGAAGCGCGGCACCCGCGCCAGCGATTTCTGGTGCAACCGATGGCCGGCGGTTTGGTGCAAACCCTGACATGGGGCGACGTCGGTCACCAGGTCCGCTGTGCCGCCCATTGGTTGCGGGCGCAGGAACTGCCCCAAGGCTCGCACATTGCCCTGATCTCGAAGAACTGCGCCCATTGGATCATCGCCGATCTGGCGATCTGGATGGCCGGGCATGTTTCCGTGCCGCTGTATCCCAATCTCACCGCCGAGTCGGTGGCCCGCGTGTTGGAGCATTCCGAGGCGGCTTTGGTGTTCGTCGGCAAACTCGACGATTGGCCGGCCATGGCGCCTGGAGTAAAAACCGGATTGCCAACCGTCAGCCTGCCACTGTGTCCAGAAGGGCGGTTCGACTTCACCTGGGCCGAGGTGCAAGCCTGCTCCCCGATCCAGGACGACCCCGCGCCCGCCGCTTCGGACCTCGCGACCATCATCTACACCTCGGGCACCACCGGCCTGCCCAAAGGCGTGATGCACAGCTTTGGCGCCCTGGCGTTCGCGGCCACGCGTGGCACGGAGCTGTTCGGGCTGGGCGAAGGTGATCGGCTATTGTCCTACTTGCCGCTGTGCCATGTAGCCGAACGAATGTTTGTCGAAATGGCCTCGATCTACACCGGGCAAACCGTGTTTTTTGCCGAAAGTCTCGACACCTTCCTCACCGACCTGCAACGGGCACGACCGACCGCGTTGTTTGGCGTGCCGCGGATCTGGACCAGGTTCCAGATGGGGGTCTACGGCAAAATCCCGGAAAAACGCCTGGACACCTTATTGCGCCTGCCATTCATCGGCAAACGTGTCGGACACAAAGTACTTGCAGGGTTGGGGCTGGATGCAGTGCGCGTGGCCCTTTGCGGAGCGGCACCGGTACCCGAAGCGCTAGTGCGCTGGTATCTGCGCCTGGGCCTGGATGTGCTGGAGGTGTACGGCATGACGGAAAACTGCGGCTACTCCCATGTGTGTCGGCCTGGCCAACAGACCATCGGCTGGATCGGCCTGCCGTGTCCGCAGGTTGAGGTTCGCATTGACCCGTCCGGCGAAGTCCAGGTGCGCAGCGGTGCGACCATGCTTGGCTACTTCAAGGATCCGCAGAAAACCGCTGAGGCGATTACCGCAGATGGCTTCCTGCGTACCGGCGACAAGGGCGAGCAGGATGCCGATGGCCGCCTGCGGCTGACCGGACGTATCAAGGAAATATTCAAGACCAGCAAGGGCAAGTATGTTGCGCCGGCCCCCATCGAAAATCGTTTGGCGGAACACGCTCGTATCGAGCAGGTGTGCGTGGTCGGTGACGGCTTGAGCGCCCCGATGGCCCTGTGTGTGCTTTCCGCGGTAGGGATGCAAGAAGCCGACGGTGCCGCTCGTCCGGCATTGCACGGCAGTCTGGAGCGCTTGCTGGAGGAGGTCAATCAAGCGCTGGACAAACATGAGCGCTTGCGCCAATTGGTGGTGGTGAAGGACAGTTGGGCAGTGGAAAACGGCTTCCTGACCCCGACGTTGAAGATCAAGCGCAATGTGATCGAATCCAACTATGGTCCCCGCTTTCAAGCCTGGAGCGAGCGCGCCGAAGCTGTGCTGTGGCAGGATTGAGCACCCGATGAAATCAATAAGGACACTGCAATGAGCGTGTGGCGTACCGTTCCCAATATCGAGCAATTGAATGCCCTGCAGAAAAACACCATTGGCGAGGTGCTGGATATTCGTTTTGAAGCGTTTGACGGCGAGTCGCTGACAGCCAGCATGGTCATCGACCACCGCACGCATCAGCCTTACGGCTTGTTACATGGCGGCGCCTCGGTGGTATTGGCGGAAACCGTCGGTTCCATGGCCAGCTACCTGTGCATCGACGCCAGCAAATTCTATTGTGTGGGCCTCGAAATCAACGCCAACCATTTGCGGGGCTTGCGTTCCGGGCGTGTGGCGGCGACGGCCAGGCCGGTCCATATCGGGCGCACGACGCATGTCTGGGACATTCGCCTGACCAGCGACGAAGGCAAGGCCAGCTGCATATCGCGCCTGACCATGGCGGTGGTGCCGTTGGGTGAACAGCCGCCGGCGCGATAGGCGTGGCGTGAGTGTCATCATTCCTGGCAGTTACAGTCATTGCTGTGGCGGCCAGGTGTGGGGACAATCCACTTCTGCCTTTGATGATGGACAGGTTATGTCGCAACAGGTGTTTTTCACGCACGCCAATGGGTTTCCCTCGGCGACCTACGGCAAGTTATTCGATGCGCTCGCCCCCGAATATGCGGTGGCGCATCTGCCGCTGCATGGTCACGATCCGCGGTTTCCGGTGGATGACAACTGGCAGAACCTGGTGGATGAACTGATTCACCACCTTGAACAGCAGCCCGCGCCGGTATGGGGCGTCGGTCACTCATTGGGCGGCGTGTTGCATTTGCACGCGGCCTTGCGTTGTCCGCAGCTGTATCGCGGGGTCGTCATGCTCGACTCCCCGCTGCTGACGCTGGCTGACCGCTGGGTGATTCGCGCCGCCAAGCGCTTTGGTTTCATCGATCGCCTGACGCCCGCCGGTCGTACCTTGGGGCGGCGTGAAGAGTTCATCGACATGGACGCCGCACGCCACTACTTTTCCGCCAAAACGCTGTTTCGTGGCTTTGATCCGGACTGCCTTGAAGCCTACCTGCAACATGGCTTGCAACAGGTCGGCGACCGTCTGCGCCTGCGTTTTGACCCGGCGACCGAAATCAGCATCTATCGCGGCGTACCGCACATCAGTCCCGGTCATGCCCGACAATTGAAAGTGCCGCTGGCGGTGGTGCGTGGCCGACAGAGCCGGGTGGTGATGCGTCACCACGCCAGCGGCGTCGCGCGTCTGCCCATGGGCGAAATGCTGACCATGCCCGGCGGCCACATGTTTCCCCTTGAGCGCCCGCAAGACACCGCGACGTTGATCAAGCGCCTGTTCAGCCGCTGGGAAGCGCGTGAGCGTAGTTGCGCATGACCAGTCCCGTCGAAGAAGTGCGTCTCAGCCTGCCGCACATTGAATTGGCCGCCCATCTGTTCGGGCCCGAGTCTGGCTTGCCGGTGATCGCCCTGCATGGCTGGCTGGACAATGCCAACAGCTTCGCGCGGCTGGCGCCGAAACTGCACGGCGTGCGTATTATCGCCCTGGACATGGCCGGCCACGGGCACTCGGCCCATCGTCCCGCTGGAGCGGGTTATGCCCTGTGGGATTATGTCCACGATGTACTGCAAGTCGCTGAACAGCTGGGGTTGAAACGTTTTGCATTACTTGGCCATTCACTCGGCGCGATTGTCTCGCTGGTGCTGGCCGGTGCCTTGCCTGAGCGTGTGACGCACCTGGGGTTGATCGATGGTGTGATCCCTCCGACCGCCACCGGCGAGAACGCCGCCGAGCGCTTGGGCATGGCGTTGCAGGCGCAAATGAGTCTGCAAGATAAACGCAAACCGGTGTACGGCACCCTTGACCGTGCCGTCCAGGCACGGATGAAAGGGGTGGTGGCGGTCAGTCGTGAAGCTGCTGAACTGCTGGCCCAGCGGGGTCTGATGCCGGTGCCCGGCGGTTATACCTGGCGTAGTGACAGTCGTTTGACCCTGGCCTCGCCGATACGTCTGACAGAAGAACAGGCCATGGCTTTCGTACGACGGGTCACCTGCCCGGCACAATTGGTGGTCGCGGAAGACGGCATGTTGGCGAAACATTCTGAATTGCTTTCTCAGCTGCCTTTCTCGGTCACAAGGCTTCCTGGTGGCCATCATTTGCACCTTAACGACGAGTCGGGCGCTACTCTTGTTGCAGACTGTTTCAATCGGTTCTTCACCGCGCCTTGACTTGATGCGGTCAACTGCCGAGGCTGGGCGGATTGAAAGGGAGTCAACCATGAGCAATCTGAACACCTTGAAGGCATCCAACGGCCAAGGCGCGCCCATCCGATGAGTAGGCCGAAAGACGTTATCCGTACTCTGGGGCTGTGCTGTTTGAGCCCCTTGGTGTTCGCCGCCGACGTGCCGGGAAGCCAGGATCTAGAGGCCGTGGAGCGCCCGATCGATGCCAAAATCGTCGATTACCGTCCGGCCGAAAACAAGGAACGCATTTACCCCATGGGGGCGATCCGCAAGATCAGCGGAAAATTGCGTTACGACGGCCAGGCCACCGCTCGTGGCCCGGTCACAGGACTTACCTACGAACTGCCCGCCGAACACAGCTCCAGCGACGCCTTCAAGGCCGCGCGTGAAGCGCTGCAAAAGCAGGGCGCGCAATTGTTGTTCTGGTGCAAGGCACGTGACTGCGGCGAAAGCAGCCTGTGGGCCAATGACGTGCTGGGCAACGCCAAGCTGGTGGGCGCAGATGTCCAGCAGGAGTTCCTCCTGTCACGCCTCGCCGCACCGCAGGATAACTCGTTGGTGGCGCTGTACGGGATTACTCGTGGTAATCGCCGGGCTTATCTGCATGTCGAGCAACTGGATGCGAGCACGCCATTGGCGGACGTGCGACCGACCTCGGCGACATTGCTGCGTGTGTTAAAAAGTACCGACACGCTGGATTTTCCGGAACTGAGTGGCGAGCCCGATCCTGTCTGGCTGACCTTGATCTCTCGAGGATTGAACCTGGATACCAGCTTGAGGGTCAGTGTGAGCGGGGCAGATGCCGAGGCCTGGCGCAAGGGCTTGGTGGGGAAGGGCGTGCGTGAGGCGCGCCTGGAAACCGGGACTGCCGAGACCAAGGGCCTGCACCTGCAAGTAATCCGCTGACCGGTCAGGGCGAACGGATCGGTGCCGTTCGCCTAAACTCACGTCCTGACAACTTTTTTCGAGAAACTACATGCTCAACAACGATCGCCTGCTGGTGCAGATCCTGCTCCTGGTGCTGTTTGGTGCCAGCTTTTGGGTGATGGCGCCGTTCTGGTCGGCGCTGTTCTGGGGCGCGGTGCTGGCGTTTGCCAGTTGGCCGTTGATGCGTCTGCTGACCCGCACGCTGG is from Pseudomonas mucidolens and encodes:
- a CDS encoding alpha/beta fold hydrolase is translated as MSQQVFFTHANGFPSATYGKLFDALAPEYAVAHLPLHGHDPRFPVDDNWQNLVDELIHHLEQQPAPVWGVGHSLGGVLHLHAALRCPQLYRGVVMLDSPLLTLADRWVIRAAKRFGFIDRLTPAGRTLGRREEFIDMDAARHYFSAKTLFRGFDPDCLEAYLQHGLQQVGDRLRLRFDPATEISIYRGVPHISPGHARQLKVPLAVVRGRQSRVVMRHHASGVARLPMGEMLTMPGGHMFPLERPQDTATLIKRLFSRWEARERSCA
- a CDS encoding NAD(P)H-dependent glycerol-3-phosphate dehydrogenase gives rise to the protein MTEQRPIAVLGGGSFGTAVANLLAENGHQVRQWMRDPEQAEAIRVNRENPRYLKGIKVHAAVSPVTDLRATLEACDLCFVALPSSALRSVLAPHAERLAGKLLVSLTKGIEAQTFKLMSEILQEIAPLARIGVLSGPNLAREVAEHALTATVVASEDEALCEQVQAVLHGRTFRVYASADRFGVELGGALKNVYAIIAGMAVALGMGENTKSMLITRALAEMTRFAVNQGANPMTFLGLAGVGDLIVTCSSPKSRNYQVGFALGQGLSLEDAVTRLGEVAEGVNTLKVLKAKALEVGVYMPLVAGLHAILFEGRTLNQVIEVLMRAEPKTDVDFISTSGFN
- a CDS encoding TonB-dependent receptor plug domain-containing protein encodes the protein MYWGPPPRSSLLLALLASNPLLADDLFLDSQPLPQVLTATRLKQSAAAVPGSMTVIDSELIKASGARDIAELLRLVPGMMVGYTTGNQAAVNYHGTSASEARRMQVLIDGRSVYRAGLATVDWSDIPVAMEDIERIEVFRGPNTVSYGANALMAVVNILTRSPANSLGTRMKITRGERGTNDWYASQGLGWDTGNLRLSFSGQQDDGFDSDRFGADYRDGRRLSRFSLAVSQTLNQQQSVDWQLSAKEGTNQRPYTYKPVFDGITDSGTDSDVSAKDYAASLRWNFDFNPEHSLYIQGSAQQWDRRQVWKACDAKVSFSPELTRLWQLNPNYAERLARHMQRYENGTPPSGSAAEQALAQQVLQQWNNGGKESVCGNIDQSTKESRYDLEVQDTLSLSDSLRLVSGMNYRYDRADSETYFNGTLDDTTWRLFGHLEWRASEHWLLQGGAMYEHTHLSGNSLTPRVAVNYLINPRHGLRAVYSEAIRSPDMFENNVNWSYRVTQLSSPVYGQTSGQYFVKTRGPGNLDKELMRSRELGYNGFFADFGLNLDVKLFYDEITGMISEPLRNNQYIASNSNRSRFIGTETQLDWHLSTADRLRVTYAYVDASASNPLDQQQTARNSGSAGWLREWGHGWSSALFYYGNDALNQYRFERVDLRIAKRIPVGKANLELAGMLQQRLDHQPTTWPDNNYDQRHVLYFSAELEF
- a CDS encoding DUF4389 domain-containing protein, which codes for MNDPKAAPKYESILLRVLWMLVFVLVWQVAQFMLGALVVVQLIYRLIYAAPNLGLMNFGDSLSQFLAQIGRFGSFHSEQKPWPFADWPTPRAPEGEAAHSVPAAPHPARDEEPKL
- a CDS encoding ABC transporter substrate-binding protein, whose product is MTTLRCTRFWRRSLLLVSLIFSMPAWSAEILLTAAEDSAGVQAFAQALAQQRPKDNVVFKPLKDLPAPGRLPAGIRLVLLDPPSLDWRLRDSQGPATLVLRISRLQAHQRLGDRWPDKISLLWSDPPPDRQLRLIANILPQYRRIGVLYGKDSEFLLRELRQYAAPLGLEIVAQYWEDTSDSRALQALFKHSDVLLGLDDPQLYNPKTVKNLLLSSYARQLPLIGPNAGFVRAGSLASTYSDQNDWLKVLDRLLDQPPAHWPRSLYPEHFKVVGNPQVARSLGIEQVDENTVATRLAEGEKRP
- a CDS encoding hotdog fold thioesterase → MSVWRTVPNIEQLNALQKNTIGEVLDIRFEAFDGESLTASMVIDHRTHQPYGLLHGGASVVLAETVGSMASYLCIDASKFYCVGLEINANHLRGLRSGRVAATARPVHIGRTTHVWDIRLTSDEGKASCISRLTMAVVPLGEQPPAR
- a CDS encoding DUF4892 domain-containing protein → MSRPKDVIRTLGLCCLSPLVFAADVPGSQDLEAVERPIDAKIVDYRPAENKERIYPMGAIRKISGKLRYDGQATARGPVTGLTYELPAEHSSSDAFKAAREALQKQGAQLLFWCKARDCGESSLWANDVLGNAKLVGADVQQEFLLSRLAAPQDNSLVALYGITRGNRRAYLHVEQLDASTPLADVRPTSATLLRVLKSTDTLDFPELSGEPDPVWLTLISRGLNLDTSLRVSVSGADAEAWRKGLVGKGVREARLETGTAETKGLHLQVIR
- a CDS encoding alpha/beta hydrolase, coding for MTSPVEEVRLSLPHIELAAHLFGPESGLPVIALHGWLDNANSFARLAPKLHGVRIIALDMAGHGHSAHRPAGAGYALWDYVHDVLQVAEQLGLKRFALLGHSLGAIVSLVLAGALPERVTHLGLIDGVIPPTATGENAAERLGMALQAQMSLQDKRKPVYGTLDRAVQARMKGVVAVSREAAELLAQRGLMPVPGGYTWRSDSRLTLASPIRLTEEQAMAFVRRVTCPAQLVVAEDGMLAKHSELLSQLPFSVTRLPGGHHLHLNDESGATLVADCFNRFFTAP
- the sixA gene encoding phosphohistidine phosphatase SixA, whose translation is MKVWVLRHGEAEGHARTDAERNLTEHGRAEVLRSAAELIGQPISAIIASPYVRAQQTAQLVREVLGFEPEIRTVPWLTPDGNPLQVLEKLDTDDNVLLVSHQPLVGSLISFLQHGHQRQPQPMHTASLAELEGDFPLAGLMHLNHVKNP
- a CDS encoding AMP-binding protein codes for the protein MSVAFRLPLQVFFEREARHPRQRFLVQPMAGGLVQTLTWGDVGHQVRCAAHWLRAQELPQGSHIALISKNCAHWIIADLAIWMAGHVSVPLYPNLTAESVARVLEHSEAALVFVGKLDDWPAMAPGVKTGLPTVSLPLCPEGRFDFTWAEVQACSPIQDDPAPAASDLATIIYTSGTTGLPKGVMHSFGALAFAATRGTELFGLGEGDRLLSYLPLCHVAERMFVEMASIYTGQTVFFAESLDTFLTDLQRARPTALFGVPRIWTRFQMGVYGKIPEKRLDTLLRLPFIGKRVGHKVLAGLGLDAVRVALCGAAPVPEALVRWYLRLGLDVLEVYGMTENCGYSHVCRPGQQTIGWIGLPCPQVEVRIDPSGEVQVRSGATMLGYFKDPQKTAEAITADGFLRTGDKGEQDADGRLRLTGRIKEIFKTSKGKYVAPAPIENRLAEHARIEQVCVVGDGLSAPMALCVLSAVGMQEADGAARPALHGSLERLLEEVNQALDKHERLRQLVVVKDSWAVENGFLTPTLKIKRNVIESNYGPRFQAWSERAEAVLWQD